CGCAGCTCCTTgttcagctcctccagctcctggtTCTGGGCCTGCAAAACACGAAGCGGGTCAGCGGCCCGGCACGGGGAGGgatgctcttcctcctcctccagaccCCGGGGCACCGGGAAACCCCAAAAGCCAGCCAGCACCTCCGGGAGGTACCGTCCAGGGAGGGCCTGGGACCCGCGCGGGTGCTGCTGGTGGCCCTGGATCACTTGTGGGCCCCGAAGCACCGCTAACGGGCCCTCCATGCCGGAAGGAGACCTCTTCTTGAGCCCCCTGGGATTGGGGTCTTGGGGCTGCCAAAACGCTGCGCAAGCAGGGCCAGCTTTCTCCTGGCCGCCCCCAGCCAACCCCTCCCAAGGGCCCGCTCTCCCCGCCGGGAGCTGCTGAACCGGCCCGGCCGTACCtgcaggttcctctctgcttcctccaAGGCCTTCTCCACGCTGGCCAGGTTGCTCTCCAGCTGGGTGCCCTGCTTGACCTTGGCCTCCAGATCCCTCTTCATTTTGGCAGCCATGTCCTCCAGatccgcggggctgggcccggggGCCTCCCTGCCCTTCGCGGCCCTCTCGGCCATCTCCCACTGGATCTCCTTCTGCAGGGCCTCCGTGCGGGCAGCCAGCTCGTAGATCCTCTGCGTGTAGTCCTCCAGGCTGGCCCGCAGGCTCCTCACCCGCTCCTGCCTCTCGCGCTCGCACTCCTTCTCCAGCCGCAGCTCGCTCTGCCAGAACTCCTCCTCGCCCAGCTCCGCCTCGTTGCGCCGCACCAGCTGCTCCAAGAAGAAGATCTCGTCCTCCTGGCTGGGGACCCGGCCGTGCTCCCAGAGCCGCAGGTCCGTCTCCAGGGAGTCCCCGTGGGCCTCCAAGGAGCACAGCCGCTCCTGCTGCCGCAGCACGGTCTGGAACAGCTCCTCCTTGGAGGGCGGGACGGTGCCCGCGCTCTCCGTCAAGTCCATCCCCTCCCAGGCGCGTGCCCTCCATCGGCCCTTGGCCACCAGCTCGCCGGAGCCCACGGGGCCCAAGTTGAAGGTCATGGCTTTCCTCGGCTCCCGGGAGCGGGGCACGTCGGTGCTCGCGGGCCTGGGTTTGACGGGCAGGCTGGCCCGGACGAACGTCCTCTCGGGAGCCTGGGGAGCGCCGTCGGAGGCGGGCCGCTCGGCCACGCTGGGCCCCGTGCGCCGCAGGACGAACTGCACGTCGTGCGCATACTGCCCGCACTTGGCCAGCGACTCCAGGGGACACTCGAGCGGCAGGAGCTGCCTCTCCTTCTCCCGCAGCTTCTGCACCAGGACGTAGCGTCCCGTCTGACCTGGGGAGGGGACGCGAGCACGTCACCCGCGCAGCGGGGCCACCAGCGCCGAGGGCCGCGGCGCTTCCACCGCGGGCCGAGGCAGAGCCCGCCGCGCCGGAGGGCAGCTCCGCTCGCCGCCGGGCGCCCAAACACGGGCCCCGAGCCCCGGGGCACAGCGGCACCGGCGCGGTTGAACCCCCTCGCGACCCCGTGGAGAACCGCTCGCGCCCACCACCCCGGCCGGGGAGGAAACACGCTCCGAGGAGATTCGGAGGTGCAGAAGGGACTTTCTCAGTATTTTTGGAAGGGGTGCGAGAggaaggaggggagcagagggctCCGATTTCCATGGCCGAGCCCGAAATCCGTTGCCAAGACCCCCCAGCTCCAACCGCGCGTGCCAACGGCAGAAGAGCACTTCAAGTCTAAGCCACTAGACGGCAGGATCGGCCGCGGCACGGACGAGGCCCCCGGGACGGACGGCGAAGCCGCGGCGGCTGCCGAGCCCCAGCGCGACGGCCCGCTCACCTATGGCCCGCGCCAAGGCGATGACCACTTCTTGGCAGGTGGTGTGGTGGGAGACGCCGCAGACGACGCGCTGGATGCCGTCCACCCACACCTTCAGCTCCatgccgcggccgccgcggggtcAGGCTCTCCGGGACGGCATCGCGCGACGGAGGCCCCGCGGCGACGGGGGAACGCCGCCTccggcccgggctgccctgcAAGAGACGCCGCGCTTTTGGTAGGGTTATCGGAGCTCTGcgacggcggcagcggcgccgagACCGGCCTCGTCCCAACGGTGCTCCCGACCTTGGTGACCGGCCCGGGAGTCAGAGCCGGCCGCGAGCTGCCCAAAACTTCAGCGCGACCATCAGGCGGAGGAAGCACACGAtaacatctaaaaataaataaataaaagcaaacacaggTTTTCATCCCCCCCCGAGCATTTGGTTTTCAGGTCCTCGAAGCGCCGAGCCCACGGTCTCtgcgggcgcggggaggccgggagAGCGGACGGCGCACAGCGCGTTTCGAAGGCTCCCACCTCCAGCAGCGACGGGTTTTTAACCCAGGTaccagaaagggagagaaatcgGGGAAAAGCAACAGCTCCGCAACGCGGCTCTCCAAGGCGGATCCGGCAGAGCCGCAGCAAAACGAGGTATAAAAGCCCGAAATGCAACCCCCCGCCCCAGGGACCGCTGCGAAGCAGCCAAACCAAGGGGAACATTCCCATTAGCCGGAGGAAACCCTGCAACGTGCTTTACCGATTTCTGCGTTTACGGGAGGAGGACTGCTCAGCCGCGGCCCTCCTCGGCGGCTCCCGGGGACGAGCGCCCGCGCGGGAAAATCGCCCGCGTCCCCGGGGCCGGTGGTGAAACTCGGCTCCCTGCAGAACGGGAGCTGTTTTGGCAGaccacaaaaagggaaaaaagggcaaaaaaaggaggagaaaaggagaaggcaaGGGGGTTCGTCAGGTGCCCCGTGCGCCGGCTGACAACGCCCAGCGAAACCCGCGCTCCTCCCTGCACCCGGCGCGGAGCAAAGTCCACCGCGCGAGGCGAAGCCGCCCCGCGTCCAAACCACCCGGGGGGGGGACGacaagaaaaccaaaaaacccacgcTTCCTGCACCCGTCCCACTCCCCCATTTCTGCgctgcgccccacggccccggcgctcccggtTGCAGCGGTTCCTCCCGGCGCCTAAGGAGAGACGGGCTGTTTTCCCCAGGCGCCGTCCGCGCGCGTGACCTTACGGCTGACATTAGCTGCTCCTCCCGGTCCCCCCCCTGCTTAAAAGCCACCGGGCAATAAAAGGCGAAGCCTCCGCCTTGCAGCACCTCCCTCGTCGCGGCTCCCCGCCACGCTCCGGCTTTCCCGTCCGCTCCGCGACGGCCTCGCGCGGGGAGCGGCGATTACTCACGTCGCGGCGAGGAAAAGCCCCGCTATAGGTTTCTTAAATCGTTTTTATCGAAAGCAGATTAACAAAGTGACTAATTTGCAGTCCTGTCCCATGTGATCGGTCTCAAACGGGTGGTATGCATGATTCATATAGCTTCTTCACCAAATTTCCTAACTGGGAGTTGaaatttcagggggaaaaaaaaaacaaacctcccagaacttgcagcttttttttttttttttttgcagcatctCAGtctcaggagggaaaaaaacaagcccAGAGAGCATCCAGACTACATCTGAAGGGAGCTTTGGCCTCCCATAAATCAGGGCCGCTTTTAAAACCTGGAGTTCGGAGCCAACTTAAAATTACCTTGAttaaaaggagaagggaaaaaaaaccaaaaacgaCAAAAAGAATCGATCGGTCCTGCCCCCCGGAGCGAGGCGGCTCCGTTTCCGAGCCAAACCTCGGCTTCTCCCCCCTCCAGGCCGTGCCCCGAGGCTCCCGGCGGCCCGGCACCGGCCGGGTTTGGGGCGAGCGCGTGCCCGCCCGGGGGAAGGCAGCCCGCGCGTGGGAAGCGGCCTGCACGTGCGAGCCCACGCCGCGAGAGACTATTTATTCCAGCacgagagattaaaaaaaaaaaaaaaaaaaaaaggcaaaaaccagCAGCACGCAGCGAGGGGTGAGTCACCGCCGCGCTCGCCGCGACGCAGCGCCCgaagcccccggccccgcgccgaggggaggggagggcaccCCACGCGCCCACCGGCCGCCAGGGCCGGaacgcgccgccgcggcccgaaATCCCTGTTACGGGAGCAGAGCggcttccccccgccccaccgCCGGGTCTTCTCCCGCCTCGGAGCCCTCTTTCCCAGCGGCCCTGCTGGACCCTCCCGGCTGGGTCGGTGccggctgcaggagcagcagcgggGGATGCAGCTGCGCGAGGGACTCGGTCCAAGCACCAAGCACCGACTTCCCGCCGTGGGAAGTCCCAGGTCGGGCGGAGGGGATCGGCCGCGGCTCTGAGGAGCTGCTTGGCCCCGGGCGGCACCGGGCGCCCACCCAGCTCCTCCGCCGTCCCCCGGGGCGAATCAGGCAGCTCCGGAGAAGGACGAGCAGAAGGAAAACCGCACCTCATCGCCAGTCCCGGAGAGCGGCCTTGCTGACTCGCATCGCCAAGGAAACAGCCTGCCCGCGGCCGCGTTGCCCGGCTGcacccgccgcgctcccccggcTGCACCCGCCGCGCTCCCCTGGAGCCTTCCGGGCCCAAAGCAGCCGGAGCTGCTCGGCCGCGAGCAGACCAGCCCAGCGCTCCGGGGAGGACGTCGCCTCCCGACCAGGCTCGCAGCAGCCAGGAGACGCCCTAGAGGGTCACGAACGACGATGGCACAGGACCGGCGGCTTTCCGAGACGGCACGGGGCCGCTCCGGGGTCGCCCCCGTCTTCCAGCAGCGCGCGCAAAGGCCGCCCACCCCTCGGCGGCAATTAAACCCACGCAAGGAGGGTGCGAGCCCCCGGCAGCAACAGGCGCGGGGCTTTAATTCACCAAAGAGCAGCTCACCTGGGGACGGCCGTAATAGCTCACGTCCTCTGTCGAGCCATCCGTGCTCCCGCTGGTTCCCAGCTCCGCTGCGACCGAGGAAAACTAAATCCCTCAGCACTTGCAGCACTCGGGAGCCAGAACGCCGCGTGAAAGCAAAAACCACAGGGTGCCCCCCAAAAAATCCCGGGGTCCCAAGCGTATCCCGGACGCTCGAGCCTCGCAGGAGAGCCACCCGGGGAAGAAACGACTCGGGAAGAGCCCTAAGGAacggcccagccccgcggggtCCCTGGCCCAGGTGGGCTctgccagcccggggccgggcgaCGAGGCGGGACGACCGCCCCGGCGCGGGGATCACGGCGGCGGTGACTCACGCGGCCGGCTGGATTAATGACTAACCGCGGGCGGCCGCCCGCACGGCCTCCGGAGCCGTGTCGCAACGCCAAGGGCAGCGGGGAAGGGCGACGCGGGGGCAGGTCGCGTACctcgccgggcagcgccggccgcgatcgccgcgggggaggcgggcggACTCGCTCCACTTCTTGCCCGCAAGGCGCTCGGCCGCGGCGCCGCAGAAGCGGGGGTCTCGGGGTCCGGCTCCCACCCCGGCGGCCAGGGTTTGGGGTCTGGTCCGCGCTGGCTCTTCGGCGCAGGTCTCCCGGCAGCGCTCCAGCCGCAGCCCTGCAAAGCCAGGCGTTAGCGGGGCCCTCCGAAAGCCGGCGCGGCCGCGACGCCAGCCCAGAAAGGCCCGCGCATCCCGGGCGCCGAcgtcccgcggcggcggggaagagggaggaaggcagGCGCGACGCAGCTGGCGAACGTCCCCCCGGCGCCGCACGCGGCACGGAGCGCGGCCGCGGTTATCGGGCGGGAGGAACGCGACCGACGCGGAGACGCGGGGCCTGCGGCCGGCACGGCGCTCGGAAGAGCCCGGCTACCTGCTTCCTGCTCCGCCACTCCTCCCCGCCCCAGGGCCCGCGCTGGCGGGGCGAAAGCCGCCGACGTCGGCCCAGGTCGTTTTACGTTTCCGGAGCAAGTCCCGTGTCCCGGGACGTGCCGCGGGCTCCCGAACACGCAGGTGCGCGCCGCCGTGAACGGTTATTTACAACTTTGCAGGATTAAAGAGGCCTTTAACGAGCGTTTGctgagagcagaagctgctcctgcctttcccccTCTGTCACAAAGACGCAAATAAATAAAACGAGACGCCGAGAACTAACCAGGGTGCAACCCCTGATAAGACGCTCGCGCGTTTACGGGTCCTGCTGCCGCAGGATCTCGCATGTGATTAATTAGGCAAAGGTGCCCAAGCCCCAGCCGGAGGTTCGCGGCTCCCTAAGGACCCGAAACGGGAGCCGGGCTTCGGAGAGgcaccgccgccagccccgctcaCCCTGCGGCTGCCTCACCCCGACCCCTCCGGCCCCGCGCGCTTCGCTCCGCCCCAGCTTCCATCCAGCTCGGGGCTGACCCGCCTATGTCTTAAGGTGAGagttgtttgggtttgttttttaaaagcaactaGTTATTGCAGCCGGCtggcccggccccagcgctcGGGAAGGCGCCCAGCGCAGCCCGCGCGGAGACGGAGGCGCGCGAGCCCGGCACGCGGGAAACGGCGCGGCGCGAAGTCGCTCGCCATCGCGCGCCGCGACGGGATTTCGCTTAAAAACagatgaattaattaaaaaataaaaatcgaATAAACAGCAAAATAACCCGGCGCGGAGGCGCGCTCCTACCTCACTCCGGCCCCGCGcgggctcccgcgggcgccgccAAGTTCGAGCCCGTCCGTCGGCAGGACGCGCCCCGAACGCGCGCGGGCAACGCCGCCAACGCTCAGCGCCGACGCCCGGAacgcccccggcccgcggctccccCCCGCCCACGCGCGGCACCGaaacacgcggggggggggggatggggcggcgggaggcgcccacgcgcggcggcgccccggctcCGCGCACCCACctgccggcggcggctccggccgggccgctccgctccgctccgctccgcagcgcggggccgccgcgacCTGCcgcaagccccgcccccgcccgcaagccccgccccgccgcgcaagccccgcccccccgcgcaagccccgccccccccgcgtcGGACcccgcccctcggccccgccccctgccgccaagccccgcccccgcgcaggtgggcccccccgggcgctgAGCACCCCCCAAGTccggtttttcatttttttttaaattttttaaatttttttaattttttaaaaaatttttactGCCAGCCAAGCGGGAAACCGCCGCGGCCAGAGCCGGTAGCCTCCGCCAGCCCAATCCCCACCCTCGCTTGGCTGCTTTGGGGCTGTTTTGTGgggtttccccccctccccagctccttctcccccctccttgccccggcccagccgcccgcagccccggggcgcccgACCTGCTTTCCGCCGCCCGCCAGCAGGTTTTTCCTGTTCTTGCCTCGGCGCTGccttctttgtttatttatttatttatttatttattcatttatttaccCCGTTTTCCTTTTTGCCCCAGCGTTGCCGTACCCCCCCCCACGGCTCCCCTcggccctgtccccccccctccGTGGGGACGCCGGGGCTCCCTCGCCTCCCTCCCTGCGCCGGGGGGACACGGCCGCTCTTCGGAAAACAGCTTCGACGGCCAGAACGTCCCCGGGGGGCCCAGgaccgggccgcggcggggggttAACGcaagcaccggggggggggggggggggccggcctGGTCCAGCCTCCCGCGCGCCCGCTGAATGCGCGGGGCTGGATgggtgggggggagcagggggggagCGTAGCCCTGGCAACCCCGCGGCAcccaggggccccggcgtccccccttGGTCCCCATCCCCACGCGGGGCAGgtgctttgggggggggaaacggcgggtttgggggaaaaagaaggaaaacagaagtcgCTGGCTGATGGGAAAGGCAGCGCTAACTGGCCGGGACCTGGCGACGCAgcgcgggacggggccgcgcgTTAGCACGCTTGCTGGCCGGTTGCGATGCGGCCTTGCACACGCAGGCAATCGCAAAAGAGCAGCACGCGTTGCGGCCCCCCCGCGGCACCGGGGACGGGGGGTTGGCACGGGCGGTTTGGCCCTGGCTTTGggggaaagcaaaaaataaagcaccCGGTTTTCACCTCTTCTTGCTTTTTTGGGTCTTCGGAGTCACCGCTCCTCGGGGAGCCGCGCAACCCCCCCCAGCCGAGGGGGGAGCGAGGCAGCTCCGTAAATCCGCCGTGACGGGAGGGCCTGGCCTGCCCCGGGAGCTGGACGAGGGCCCGGCGGCTATTGAGTTAATCCTTCATTTAACGCGTGTTCGTGCGAAGTCATTCGAAACCGTCCCCTCGGTCCCAACCCGCGCGATAACGTCAGCCGCAAAACCCGGCAGCTGTGTCGCTCTTTCCCGGGAGAGCCGTGACCCTGAATCAGCCTGCGGGCACCGCTCaaaagccccagcagtaaagtcATCCCTGGCGCCACGCGCTCCCGGCCAGCCCGTTCCGCCCCCCCGCAGCGGCACGGGGGGCCCTGCCTCCCCCGGGGTCTTCCTTCCTCCGGGGCACCGGCTCCGGCAAGGCTGCTCAGCGGCGGGTACGGGGGGCCCGGCCCGAGCAGGACGTCAGCTCCCCTCCTTTCCGCTGCCtccgccccgccgagcccggcaCGGGTCCGAGCGCCCGGCTGCAGCGACCGCTCGCTGCGCGGGGCCCTCGGTTACGGCAAAGCCGGGGTCCCCCGCGCGCATcggggagcggggagggcagCGGCCGGCGAGGCAGAGGCGGCCGGGCGTGGAGCGGTTAAAGGGTTTTAGCCGACGCGCAGAAGGAACTAAACAGGTTGGGGAGTAAAAAGCCAATTAGGAGATTTAGCAGGAGGAAGCCGAGCCCTGCAACAATAAAGATAGTAGTTTTAGCCGCCAAAGGAAAGATTAGAAACCGAGCGGGGAGAGCAGATTCGCAGCGGGGCCGAGAGGCAGGGAAAATTGTAACAaaaccagggtttttttttaaataaagagttcTTGTTCCCCGAGGCAGATTCAGGTTACAAGCTCACCTCCAGCACAGTTCGCCTCAGGACCCGAGCTGTGCAGGCGGCTCCCGCGTCCCTCCTAGGCTGGACATCTTCACCCTTCGGAGAGGTCAAATTACAGCTTGCACCCGTCGCCAATTTAATCCAACAAATCGGGGAAGAATCGAGCACGATGAGGCTTGCTTGCTTGTCGTTTCTACGTTATCTTTTAAACATGGTTTTGCCCAGGATAAAGTCCGAGGAAAGGACCTGCCTCCAAGCCCCTCCGCGCCACGGGCTCCCTGCGGGGGAGCGGGTGGGTTTAACGCCCAGCGCCCGGCTCACTCGTAAAAACGCCCAGACACCAACTCTTCCCTTAGAGGAGAAAGtctcagactaaaaaaaaaagaaaagaaaagaaaaccgcCGGCTGCTTACGCATGGTGCGTGGTGCCAACTACTTAAGCAAAGAGGCTCGCGGGAGCGGGCACCGCCTGCAGCCGAGAAACGGGGGGATTTGGCCGGAGCGGGAGCCGTGAGGCAGGCATCCTCCGAGCAGCTGCGGCGAGCCCGGCCCCGAAAGGTACCTTCGAAGCTGAGACCCCGTCGGGCACAGAAAGGCTCGGAGAAGGCGGCTGAAGAGGATCAAAGCTCCGGAAGAGCTTCCCGGCAAGCAACGGCTtgcgcaggccagggctgcgCGGGCTGGAAAAGGCACGGCTAAGGGGCGACGACGGGGGCCTGCCAAGCCGCGCGTGGCACCCGCCGGcccctctgcctcttcccttcttcctttctttctttctttctttccggCGCCAGGGCTCGGGGCACGGCGAAGCCGAGGGAGCCGAGGTCAAGGCGAGCGGAAGGACGCGGCTCttcccgcggcgggcgggcggccggctcCGTGCCGAAGGGAGCTCTCGGGTGTAAACGCTCACGTGGGTTCGAGGCGAGACTGGGCAAGCTGGcggaaaaaaatgcatctggatTACTAAATATAGAAAGCAGGGAACGACGAGGGGAAAGTAGCGGTCGCGCTCCTGCCCAAGGGGACCTCGAAACTGGAAGAGATGACACGGGTTCAACAAGCGGCCGGAGAAATTCTTAGGAGAAAAATCCAGCTAGCGCTACTCTGCGCAAAGGCAGCGAGCGCGGCTCGGGGTGTCCCCAGGTCTGCAGGTTGCTGGGGAATATTCCGAAGCAGCACCGTCTTGCTTGCCTGCTTCTTTACTCTTTTCCCAGGCATTAGCTTTCACAGAATCAATGTCCTGCGTTGTTGTTACGCCCACATCACAAAAATCAAGCTGCAGTCTCAACAGGCTGCTCGCTGGGAGGCAATTTATTATGTTCACTGGAAACAGAGGTCTCTCCACGGGAGCCTCCCACCAGACCTACGAGGATCGTCCACGGAAGCGCCATCTCCAGGCTCGCGTGACCCAAAAAACCCCTGTTTCTCAGCTAGCAAAACCCCCCCGTCCACGTTGGATGGGAGGAAGCGATCCCTCACCTGCCGGGCGCTCGGCCGCCGGCACCTCCCTCGCTTCGGGTCGCTCCTCGGACGGGAACGCGCTTTGTTCAGCCCGGGTGCCGGACAGATCCCAGCTTCCAGCCGGGAAGAGGAGACGCCTGCCAGCCGCGCGCCAGCGCCCCGGGGCCCGAGTGCCCCTGCCAGCCGCACGTGTGCTGGATCACGGGCGATGCTTGCCGGCTCGGGCAGCCGCAGCGTTGCGATGCTCGGCGGAGTGAATCAGCCCTGCGGAGCGGCCCGGACGCGGCTCCCGGCATCCTGGAGCGCGGAGGCCGGCTCCCGGCGGGAGGTGTCCGTAGGCTCCCTTTGGTCCCGTCGCTGGGAATTGCTCCTTCCAGGCTGcaaggggccgcggcggctggtCCAACGCTCTCGCTGGGCTTTTTCGGCCTCTTGGGACGGCCAGCGCCGGCGAGAGCCGTGGGTCTCGCGCAGCGGAGTCCGAGGCCGGGTCCATCCAGGCGCGTCCCCTCCGGCCCGCGTGCGTGCTCAGACCCAGCCCGCGGGAACCACCGTGTTTTGGTGGATCGCGTAGCCTCAGAGGTCCTTCCCCATTCCCATGAAGCCAAAAAACGCCGGTGCCCTCCTGACGAAAGCCGTAACAGCCCCCAACGCTACGGCACGGCGGCAGCcgtcggaggaggaggaggaggaggatggggaacGGAGTTGCCATACTCACAAAGCGGGACGAAATCGCGCTGGAGCCAAACGTTACAGAGGCGGCGCGGGCTCCGGGCAGCCTTTGCGCTTCTCCCTGCGGGATGCAGCAGCGGCGGGCGAGGAGCAGCGAGCGGAAAGGCCGTGAGCCGAAGGTTGGCTCCAGGTCAACAAgcccttctctctgcctttcaGTGCCCGAGCGGAGAGCAGAGCAGCAAAGCGTGCTGCCACCAGGGCCGTTTCCCGAGGGCTCCTGGCAAATAGCGTCCAGCTCCGGTGCGGAGCGAGCGCTTGCCTTGCGCCTTCACTGATGCTCCTGCTTTACATGTCCCTACAGGCCATTTAACTGTGGCTGTTTGCTAGGTGCTATGTTTAAAAATGTGCTGGCTGCAGTGACGGCTGGGAAGCAGGGACACTTCGGAGATGGGCCACAGCAGTGGCCTGAACTAAGGGAGTGAGATAGAGCTGGATGTGTGTGCGCGTGTATATACACCTCCTTTACACTGGCATAGCTTATTCTTGCATGGGAAAGCGGATGAAGGTGCTGACACAAGGCACTTAAAAGATGTCTTTATATTAAGGGTGGTGCTCCTTAGAAGAGCGAAACATTTCGCTTCTTAAACCGCTGCCTCGTGTCCCACTGATATTGATGCTAATAAAAACACGGTGCACACGTCTGGAATTTTAATCCAAAATCATTATGGAGGCAAATTTAGATCAGGTTAGTTGAGCCGCATTAGATCTTTTTTGTGTACGCTCTCGTTTGAAGTAAATATTCTGTCGCTCAGGTTGATTTATAATTGCTTCAAAAATCCTTAGTTAAACTAAAGGGAGCATTAGTCCGCTATAGTCCAAATGGGAGTGTCAGTACTGCTCTTGGCGGGTTTTATATCACCCAGTTGACTTATGCCAGCACAGAGACACCTGTAAACACCCTGGAGCGAAGGGATTTTGCCTCCCCTTTCCCCAGGCAAGAGCTGGTTGCTGGGGAGGAAAAGCCCCGCAGGGTTTTGGGCATCCGGCTCAAAACTGCAGCCGGTCCCCAGCACCGCTGTGTCCTGGGCGACGCGGAGGCAGAAGCAGGCAGAAACCACGGTGAGGGGCACACGGGCCCCTGGAGCGGGGGTCACCCGTTACGGTGGCTTTCTGCTGCAGAGCAAGTCAACTGGGGCAGGgggaatatataaaatatagcaTAAGAAATACAGCATATAGAATAGAGCTAATGCTTGCCATTCCTGCAGGAAATCCCCCAAATGTTTGGCGGCCGCGACGGGGGCGCGAGGTCAGGCCGGGTCCCAGCTTAATTTCCCGAATTGCAGTTTCGACCGAGCCACCTACGCCGTCACCTCCAGAGCAAGCGGATGAGCAGAGCTGACGCCAGCTTTCAGACAGGGTCTTTGCTCCTCGTGCCGAGATCCCCATGTATAAATCGATATCTCAGAAAACGTGCAAAACGCCCACGCTGAAGATGAGATAAATTGGTCTCTCGTACACCAGAGCGACCCGCCGAGCAGCTTACGCAACGGCGTTTTCTCCGAACGAGTGCAAACTCTCCCTGATCTGTAACCACCGACACGGATTTGCGAGGGATAAGTCATGTCAAACCCATTTAACCACCTGCTGTAACCGAGCCACGGGCTTCGCCGAGAGGGAAAAGCAAGAGGTGGTGTATCGTGGCGTTAGTAAGACTCCAGGCATAGTGATGAGGAAAACTTTCCCATAAGCAACTTGAGGGAAGGACTGCGGGGATAAAAGCATCCGAAAAGGCCTGCAAATCTTTCAGGCGCAGAGAGCATCTCCCAGCGGCGCGCGTCGAAACGGCGCGAGGCCCTGAGCAAGGCTCCCAGGGCGCCAAGCCGCTGCTGGCGGGCGCGGTACGCTAGGTGCGAGGGGCGATGCTTGGGCCGAAACAGCTGGTTGGGCGAAGGGAGGGTGGAGAACGGCTGCCGAGAAAGAGAAGCTCCTCTTGACGGTAGCAGGCGACGCGAGTG
This window of the Dromaius novaehollandiae isolate bDroNov1 chromosome 5, bDroNov1.hap1, whole genome shotgun sequence genome carries:
- the RASSF7 gene encoding ras association domain-containing protein 7 encodes the protein MELKVWVDGIQRVVCGVSHHTTCQEVVIALARAIGQTGRYVLVQKLREKERQLLPLECPLESLAKCGQYAHDVQFVLRRTGPSVAERPASDGAPQAPERTFVRASLPVKPRPASTDVPRSREPRKAMTFNLGPVGSGELVAKGRWRARAWEGMDLTESAGTVPPSKEELFQTVLRQQERLCSLEAHGDSLETDLRLWEHGRVPSQEDEIFFLEQLVRRNEAELGEEEFWQSELRLEKECERERQERVRSLRASLEDYTQRIYELAARTEALQKEIQWEMAERAAKGREAPGPSPADLEDMAAKMKRDLEAKVKQGTQLESNLASVEKALEEAERNLQAQNQELEELNKELRQCNLQQFIQQTGATVTVPPARPEEEALPERGDRELLAQQQHGGFPPAGADSPLRAGPLGNPRHLTEPLVPSLSPEVVSSRQSIWR